From Cecembia calidifontis, one genomic window encodes:
- the rlmH gene encoding 23S rRNA (pseudouridine(1915)-N(3))-methyltransferase RlmH, protein MQIRLLAIGKTDHASIQQLVEEYAKRLGHYVKFDLETLPDIKNAKSLSESVQKEKEGELILKKVQPADELILLDENGKQFGSVEFSQFLQKKMNSGLKQLIFVIGGPYGFSEAVYQRANAKLSLSKMTFSHQMIRVFFIEQLYRAYTILKNEPYHHQ, encoded by the coding sequence ATGCAGATCAGATTGTTGGCCATAGGAAAGACTGACCATGCTTCCATTCAGCAGCTTGTTGAAGAATATGCGAAGCGATTAGGGCATTATGTGAAATTTGATTTGGAAACCTTACCGGATATCAAAAATGCCAAAAGTTTAAGCGAATCTGTGCAAAAAGAAAAAGAAGGAGAATTGATCTTGAAAAAGGTTCAGCCTGCTGATGAACTTATTCTTTTGGATGAAAATGGTAAACAATTTGGGTCTGTGGAATTTTCCCAGTTCCTTCAAAAGAAGATGAATTCCGGATTGAAACAATTGATTTTTGTGATAGGGGGACCTTATGGTTTTTCTGAAGCTGTTTATCAACGTGCGAACGCCAAACTTTCCCTTTCAAAAATGACTTTTTCCCATCAAATGATCAGGGTGTTTTTTATCGAACAGCTATACAGGGCTTACACCATTTTGAAAAATGAACCTTACCACCATCAATAA
- a CDS encoding fasciclin domain-containing protein, which produces MKKLMTFAVLLTFFVSSAFQVNPKHDVHAENDIVDLAVQTDILSTLVAAVQAGDLVDVLKGDGPFTVFAPTNEAFAKLPAGTVETLLKPENKAQLVAVLTYHVVPGKVYSKDLKDGMKAKTAQGAELSISLKDGKAKVNNATVAVADIEASNGVIHVIDTVILPPM; this is translated from the coding sequence ATGAAAAAATTAATGACCTTCGCAGTCTTGCTTACTTTTTTTGTAAGCTCTGCATTTCAAGTTAATCCAAAGCATGATGTGCATGCTGAAAATGACATCGTGGACTTAGCGGTGCAAACGGACATTTTATCCACTTTAGTGGCAGCAGTCCAGGCCGGTGACCTAGTAGATGTTCTAAAAGGTGATGGGCCTTTTACGGTATTTGCACCTACCAATGAGGCCTTTGCAAAACTCCCTGCCGGAACTGTGGAAACCTTGCTGAAACCAGAAAACAAAGCGCAACTGGTAGCCGTTTTGACCTACCATGTCGTACCGGGCAAAGTTTATTCCAAAGACCTTAAAGACGGCATGAAAGCCAAAACTGCCCAAGGTGCTGAGTTAAGCATTTCCCTCAAAGATGGAAAAGCTAAGGTTAACAATGCAACTGTAGCGGTTGCTGACATTGAAGCGTCCAATGGGGTAATACATGTAATAGACACGGTCATCCTGCCTCCCATGTGA
- a CDS encoding YcxB family protein — protein MIVKTKKYQLETGTYIKLGLMNILKEQWWVALIAIAIACGYFWIPSWWWISMALLAYILYWVFWLIQFAGVTQMEQNKVIFEKMSYEIDSRQILMKLNTKQGMPIKWDMIKKAEMTKDAFILTMSKAQFIHLPYKIFNSDNEKKFVETILKRKELIK, from the coding sequence ATGATAGTAAAGACTAAAAAATATCAATTAGAAACCGGGACTTATATCAAGTTGGGTCTGATGAATATCCTTAAGGAACAATGGTGGGTGGCTTTGATTGCCATCGCAATTGCCTGTGGTTATTTTTGGATTCCTTCCTGGTGGTGGATCAGCATGGCATTATTGGCTTATATTTTATATTGGGTTTTTTGGTTGATCCAGTTTGCCGGTGTCACACAAATGGAGCAGAATAAGGTGATATTTGAAAAGATGTCGTATGAAATAGACAGCAGACAGATCCTGATGAAATTGAATACCAAACAGGGCATGCCGATCAAATGGGATATGATTAAAAAGGCTGAAATGACCAAAGATGCCTTTATCCTGACCATGTCCAAAGCACAGTTTATCCACCTTCCTTATAAGATCTTCAATTCAGATAATGAAAAGAAGTTTGTGGAAACCATTTTGAAAAGAAAGGAATTGATCAAATAA
- a CDS encoding Fur family transcriptional regulator, whose amino-acid sequence MATSPTKILQDHKLRITSCRKEVLRTFLDKKSALSHSDLEEILKEEFDRVTIYRTLKTFLETDLIHKVLDDSGATKYALCAHGHDDHHSHDHEHVHFKCEKCGRTICIDEISLPKVNLPEGFLGKEVNLLVTGVCNKCS is encoded by the coding sequence ATGGCAACTAGCCCTACTAAAATCCTTCAGGATCATAAACTGCGTATTACGAGCTGTAGAAAGGAAGTTTTGAGGACTTTTCTGGATAAAAAATCTGCCCTTTCCCATTCAGATCTTGAAGAAATCTTAAAAGAGGAATTCGACCGGGTGACCATTTACAGGACTTTGAAGACTTTTCTTGAAACGGATCTAATCCATAAAGTTCTGGACGACAGTGGAGCTACCAAGTATGCACTTTGTGCCCATGGACATGACGATCACCATTCCCATGATCATGAGCATGTGCATTTCAAATGTGAAAAATGTGGCAGGACAATTTGTATAGATGAGATCAGTCTTCCCAAGGTCAATCTCCCTGAGGGGTTTTTAGGAAAAGAGGTGAATTTATTGGTGACGGGGGTTTGTAATAAATGCAGTTAA
- a CDS encoding zinc-dependent metalloprotease, which produces MKKFTQMSLKKGLLFFLMLGMAFLSEDAFAQKKKKKETTNQPAPAAQAAPPAPRPGAARNGIKPYEEVITAKAKSKDGLFKVHEIEGKYYYEIPDSLMGREMLIVTTIAKTADGIGYGGERTNTLLVRWDKNGDNVLLKVVSYSNTAADSLPIFTAVRSSNLEPILQKFDIKAKSKDGNGAVIEVTDLFSKDVQALGLPRNRRTEFKVSRLDNERSYIERISPYPMNIEARYVMTYVAAEPPSNGSTGLITVEMNSSMVLLPKEPMMQRLADSRVGWFTRSVIDYGLDEQKATQRTYLNRWRLEVKEEDYEKFRNGELVEPKKPIVFYIDPATPEKWRPYLKQGVEDWNAAFEEAGFKNAILAKDPPSKEEDPDWSPEDARYSVIRYFASDIQNAYGPHVSDPRSGEIIESDIGWYHNVMNLLRNWFFIQTAAVNPEARGVKFREEVMGRLIRFVSAHEVGHTLGLPHNFASSHAYPVDSLRSATFTREFGTAPSIMDYARFNYIAQPGDKDVSLMPNVGPYDKYSIMWGYRPILDAKTPEEEQPVLNNWILAKQDDPVYRFGRQGNPYDPSSQSEDLGDDAMKASDYGIKNLKVILPNLMAWTAEEDKPYKDYSDLNEMYGQVIGQFNRYMGHVRTNVGGVYEMYKSAGQGDPVYLHVDKATQRRAVQFLNKELFATPSWLMDEDILSRIGDFGHLERIRNVQVTTLNGILEWGRLGRVIENEVLNGRNAYSMSELFDDLRAGIWSELSTGRKIDVHRRSLQRAHIERLELLLTGNEPVVPVQFRTRVGPQINASQSDIRPMARAELKTLQRQVTAALPNASDRMSKAHLEDVLERIKKILEPK; this is translated from the coding sequence ATGAAGAAGTTTACCCAAATGAGCTTAAAAAAGGGGCTTCTTTTTTTCTTGATGCTGGGGATGGCATTTTTATCTGAGGATGCCTTTGCCCAGAAAAAAAAGAAAAAAGAAACCACCAATCAACCGGCACCAGCGGCTCAGGCTGCGCCGCCTGCACCCAGGCCAGGTGCAGCGAGAAATGGCATCAAGCCTTATGAAGAGGTCATTACCGCCAAAGCCAAATCCAAAGACGGGCTTTTTAAAGTCCATGAGATAGAAGGAAAGTACTATTACGAAATCCCTGATTCATTGATGGGAAGGGAAATGTTGATTGTAACCACCATAGCAAAAACTGCTGATGGGATAGGATATGGAGGAGAAAGAACGAATACCCTTTTGGTAAGATGGGATAAAAATGGAGATAATGTCCTTTTAAAAGTGGTTTCCTACAGCAATACAGCAGCGGATTCGCTTCCAATATTCACGGCTGTGAGGAGTTCCAACCTTGAACCTATACTTCAGAAATTTGATATCAAGGCCAAATCTAAAGATGGAAATGGTGCAGTGATTGAGGTGACAGACCTTTTCAGCAAGGATGTTCAAGCATTGGGTTTACCCAGAAACCGTAGGACCGAATTCAAGGTATCCCGCCTGGACAATGAGCGTTCTTATATCGAAAGGATCAGCCCATACCCTATGAATATCGAAGCCAGGTATGTGATGACATATGTTGCGGCTGAACCTCCTTCAAACGGAAGTACGGGATTGATCACCGTAGAAATGAACTCTTCTATGGTTTTGCTTCCAAAAGAGCCCATGATGCAGCGATTGGCAGACAGTAGGGTAGGTTGGTTTACCCGCTCTGTCATAGATTACGGTCTGGACGAGCAAAAGGCTACCCAAAGGACATACCTCAACCGGTGGAGGTTGGAAGTAAAGGAAGAGGACTATGAAAAGTTCAGAAATGGTGAGTTGGTAGAGCCTAAAAAGCCCATTGTTTTTTATATTGATCCTGCAACTCCGGAAAAGTGGAGACCTTATCTAAAGCAGGGTGTAGAAGATTGGAATGCAGCATTTGAGGAAGCTGGTTTCAAAAATGCCATTTTAGCCAAAGATCCGCCAAGTAAGGAGGAGGATCCGGATTGGAGTCCGGAAGATGCCAGGTATTCCGTCATCCGGTATTTTGCTTCGGATATCCAGAATGCTTATGGACCTCACGTATCTGATCCAAGATCCGGTGAAATTATAGAGTCCGATATAGGTTGGTACCACAATGTGATGAACCTTTTGCGCAATTGGTTCTTTATCCAAACTGCAGCTGTCAACCCTGAAGCCAGGGGAGTGAAATTCAGGGAAGAGGTTATGGGGAGATTGATCCGTTTTGTATCAGCACACGAGGTCGGCCATACTTTAGGTTTACCGCATAATTTTGCTTCTTCCCATGCTTATCCTGTGGATTCCCTGCGCTCTGCTACCTTTACCAGAGAGTTTGGTACGGCTCCCTCCATTATGGATTACGCCAGGTTCAATTATATAGCACAGCCTGGAGATAAAGATGTTTCTTTGATGCCAAACGTGGGACCTTATGACAAATACTCCATCATGTGGGGATACAGACCGATTTTGGACGCCAAAACCCCGGAAGAAGAACAGCCTGTGTTGAACAATTGGATTCTTGCTAAACAGGATGATCCGGTTTACAGGTTTGGAAGGCAGGGCAACCCTTATGACCCAAGTTCACAAAGTGAGGATTTGGGAGACGATGCCATGAAAGCCTCAGATTATGGTATCAAAAACCTGAAAGTCATTCTACCAAATCTGATGGCATGGACCGCGGAGGAGGACAAACCCTACAAGGATTACAGCGATCTAAATGAAATGTATGGGCAAGTAATCGGTCAGTTCAACCGATATATGGGCCATGTCAGAACCAATGTAGGGGGTGTTTATGAGATGTACAAATCAGCCGGACAAGGAGACCCCGTTTACCTGCATGTGGATAAGGCTACCCAAAGAAGGGCTGTTCAGTTTCTGAACAAAGAACTTTTTGCCACCCCTTCCTGGCTGATGGATGAGGATATACTTTCCAGAATTGGGGATTTTGGGCACCTGGAGAGAATACGTAATGTTCAGGTAACTACCCTTAATGGCATTTTGGAATGGGGAAGATTAGGAAGGGTGATTGAAAATGAGGTTTTAAATGGAAGGAATGCCTACAGCATGTCCGAGTTGTTTGATGATCTGCGTGCAGGGATTTGGTCGGAATTGTCTACAGGCAGAAAAATAGATGTTCATCGTAGGAGTTTGCAACGCGCCCATATCGAAAGACTGGAGCTGCTGCTGACAGGAAATGAGCCCGTAGTGCCTGTACAGTTTAGAACAAGGGTGGGTCCTCAGATCAATGCTTCCCAGTCTGACATCAGGCCGATGGCAAGGGCAGAATTGAAAACCCTCCAAAGGCAAGTTACAGCTGCACTTCCCAATGCTTCGGACAGAATGTCCAAAGCACATCTGGAAGATGTATTGGAGAGGATCAAGAAAATTCTTGAACCTAAATAA
- a CDS encoding NAD(P)/FAD-dependent oxidoreductase has protein sequence MAEQFREIIIIGGGLAGLIAAHQLSKSGKEVLLIEKKNYPFHRVCGEYISNEVRGFLIRESLFPKEFFPAEIGKFRLSSVKGEMAEMDLDMGGFGISRYVLDEFLFHKSKTAGAEFLLQAQAESIDFLPDEDRFRIVLNDGRIFYSKHVLGAFGKRSKIDKYLDRNFIRSRSPYIGVKYHIRIDYEKDLVALHNFEGGYCGINRIEQEKFNLCYLGSKDHLRKYGNIQDMEKEVLYKNPHLKTIFENAEFLFEKPEVINEVDFSPKLPVENHILMLGDAAGLITPLCGNGMAIAIHSGKIAAEILITNLSRPEIEKAYLSEWSRQFKSRLWLGRRVQWLFGANKVSDFAVSLVRNSGLIARAIMKNTHGPVIK, from the coding sequence ATGGCAGAACAATTCCGGGAAATAATCATTATTGGTGGGGGGCTTGCAGGACTGATAGCTGCACATCAGCTTTCAAAATCAGGTAAAGAGGTTCTTTTGATTGAGAAAAAAAACTATCCCTTTCACCGTGTATGTGGGGAATATATCTCCAATGAAGTGAGGGGTTTTTTGATAAGGGAAAGCCTTTTCCCAAAAGAATTTTTCCCAGCCGAAATCGGTAAGTTCAGACTGAGCTCTGTAAAAGGGGAAATGGCAGAAATGGATCTTGATATGGGAGGTTTTGGGATCAGCCGTTATGTACTGGATGAATTTCTCTTTCATAAATCCAAAACTGCCGGGGCGGAATTTCTACTTCAGGCACAAGCCGAGTCCATCGATTTTTTACCGGATGAAGATAGATTCCGAATAGTGTTGAACGATGGAAGGATTTTCTACAGCAAACATGTTTTGGGAGCTTTTGGCAAGAGATCCAAGATCGACAAATACCTTGACAGGAACTTTATCCGCTCAAGGTCTCCCTATATCGGAGTTAAATACCATATCCGCATCGATTATGAAAAAGACCTGGTAGCCCTGCATAATTTTGAAGGAGGTTATTGCGGCATCAACAGGATCGAACAGGAAAAATTTAACCTCTGTTATTTGGGATCTAAAGATCATCTTCGGAAATACGGTAATATTCAGGACATGGAAAAAGAGGTCTTGTACAAAAATCCCCACCTGAAAACCATCTTCGAAAATGCAGAATTTCTTTTTGAAAAACCCGAGGTAATCAATGAAGTGGATTTCTCCCCCAAATTGCCGGTAGAAAACCATATCTTAATGCTAGGAGATGCGGCAGGTCTAATCACTCCACTATGCGGTAATGGGATGGCCATTGCCATCCATTCAGGGAAGATAGCGGCAGAGATTTTGATCACAAACCTCAGCCGTCCGGAAATTGAAAAAGCCTACCTCTCCGAATGGTCCAGACAGTTCAAAAGCCGGTTGTGGCTTGGAAGAAGGGTTCAATGGCTTTTTGGGGCGAATAAAGTTTCAGATTTTGCTGTCAGTTTGGTCCGAAATTCCGGTCTTATTGCCCGGGCAATCATGAAGAACACCCATGGTCCAGTCATCAAATGA
- a CDS encoding UbiA family prenyltransferase has translation MLKWSNWKHLRIPFSFYLMPVFFFALAMTPNHNGERILIVLIALHLFLYPSSNGYNSYFDKDEKSIGGLRNPPKVTLGLYYLSLLFFLVALGLGLLINWQFASMMLLYGLVSMAYSHPSIRLKKYAYPSWIIAGLFQGFFTFCMAYAGLSDFGWEIFTRSHVIIPGILTSLMLWGSYPLTQVYQHEEDAKRGDKTLSLKLGVKGTFSFSAVWFFISGLAFAWFFIQRGQFTATYGFLLSMLPVILYFIVWFSFVRKDEVQYANYTWAMWMNRISGIALNAFFIWYFLENTQILQVF, from the coding sequence ATGTTGAAGTGGTCCAACTGGAAGCATTTGCGCATTCCTTTTTCTTTTTATCTGATGCCAGTGTTCTTTTTTGCTTTGGCTATGACACCAAATCACAATGGAGAAAGGATCCTGATCGTATTGATAGCGCTGCATTTATTTCTTTATCCCTCTAGTAATGGCTATAACAGCTATTTTGACAAAGACGAAAAAAGTATTGGAGGTCTGAGAAATCCGCCTAAAGTTACTCTTGGACTTTATTATTTATCTCTTTTGTTTTTTCTTGTTGCCCTTGGGTTGGGATTGCTGATCAATTGGCAGTTTGCTTCGATGATGCTTCTTTACGGGCTGGTGTCGATGGCATATAGCCACCCTTCGATCCGTCTGAAAAAGTATGCCTATCCGAGCTGGATTATAGCCGGATTATTCCAAGGTTTTTTTACTTTCTGTATGGCTTATGCAGGCTTGAGTGATTTTGGTTGGGAAATATTCACCCGATCCCATGTAATCATCCCTGGAATCCTGACTTCATTGATGCTTTGGGGTTCCTATCCGCTTACTCAAGTGTACCAGCACGAGGAAGATGCCAAAAGGGGAGACAAGACCTTGAGTCTTAAATTGGGGGTGAAAGGAACGTTTTCGTTTTCCGCGGTTTGGTTTTTCATCTCAGGTCTGGCTTTTGCCTGGTTTTTTATTCAGAGAGGCCAGTTTACTGCGACCTATGGTTTTTTGCTGTCGATGTTGCCCGTGATCCTGTATTTTATTGTATGGTTTTCCTTTGTCCGAAAGGATGAAGTGCAATATGCCAATTACACCTGGGCCATGTGGATGAACCGTATTTCAGGTATTGCCCTGAATGCTTTCTTCATTTGGTATTTTCTTGAAAACACCCAGATTTTACAGGTTTTTTGA
- a CDS encoding type III polyketide synthase: MNSHLVSIGTANPGEGIPQMQISNFMKIAHGLDEAGSRVLNFVYRQSGIDQRFSVLEDFRYDNPELFEFFPKNKELSPFPGTKKRMEVFQARGFDLTKSAVMQCLQNGLCYPNEVTHLILVSCTGMFAPGLELKIIHEMGLRTDIERYAIHFMGCYAAFNALKLADKICQAKSKAKVLVISVELCTIHFQKEYTEDNLLANAIFGDGAAAALVTGSKSGLAIQKYDSQLFKNGEEDMAWTIGDFGFEMKLSKYVPELLHRGLQKIQDHLEKRFHISEIKNFAIHPGGKQILQKVEEAFGIGMKDNRHSHEVLRNSGNMSSASILFVLKKWLEEEEASGPILAMGFGPGLTLETMLLDKE, from the coding sequence ATGAACAGTCATTTAGTAAGCATAGGTACCGCCAATCCGGGAGAGGGCATTCCTCAGATGCAGATCAGCAATTTTATGAAAATCGCCCACGGACTGGATGAGGCGGGATCAAGGGTTCTGAATTTTGTTTACCGTCAATCAGGTATCGACCAAAGGTTCAGTGTACTGGAGGATTTTAGGTACGACAATCCAGAACTATTTGAATTCTTTCCGAAGAATAAAGAACTCAGTCCTTTTCCGGGTACCAAAAAAAGGATGGAAGTTTTTCAGGCCAGAGGCTTTGATCTGACCAAAAGCGCTGTCATGCAATGTCTCCAAAACGGCTTGTGCTACCCCAATGAGGTGACACATTTGATCTTGGTTTCATGTACGGGCATGTTTGCCCCAGGTCTGGAACTGAAAATTATCCATGAGATGGGCTTAAGGACAGACATCGAACGCTATGCCATACATTTTATGGGCTGTTATGCCGCATTCAACGCCCTGAAACTGGCAGATAAAATCTGTCAGGCCAAGTCCAAAGCGAAAGTCCTTGTCATTTCCGTGGAATTATGTACCATTCATTTCCAGAAGGAATATACAGAAGACAATTTATTGGCCAATGCCATCTTTGGTGACGGGGCAGCTGCGGCCCTTGTCACAGGATCCAAAAGCGGATTGGCTATTCAGAAATATGATTCCCAGTTGTTTAAAAACGGGGAAGAAGATATGGCATGGACTATCGGGGATTTTGGCTTTGAGATGAAATTGAGCAAATATGTCCCGGAGCTCCTGCATAGAGGTCTGCAAAAAATTCAAGATCATTTGGAAAAGCGATTCCACATTTCCGAGATAAAGAATTTCGCTATCCATCCTGGAGGAAAACAGATCCTCCAAAAAGTGGAGGAAGCATTTGGCATTGGGATGAAGGACAACCGTCACTCCCATGAAGTCTTAAGGAATTCGGGAAACATGTCCTCAGCTTCCATTCTTTTTGTGCTTAAAAAATGGCTGGAGGAGGAAGAAGCTTCCGGTCCTATTTTGGCTATGGGTTTTGGACCAGGCCTTACTTTGGAAACCATGTTGCTGGATAAAGAATGA
- a CDS encoding methyltransferase domain-containing protein, whose product MKKFAQRSFEKEWMDDFESNGQVLEQTLKELKTINKLLGGNHVTTSALHQVLLKYPQKEYKIADLGCGGGDMIRIMAEWANENDHTCQFVGIDANPNIIEFAKNNLSDIPSATFQIQNVFAPEFENEVFDIITCTLFTHHFTDQELIGLFRTCLNKARLGIVVNDLHRHPVAYASIRLLTKFFSKSEMVKNDGPLSVKKAFVRTDLERILQASGIKNYQITWHWAFRWRLIIFCQ is encoded by the coding sequence ATGAAGAAATTTGCCCAAAGAAGTTTTGAAAAAGAATGGATGGACGATTTTGAATCGAATGGCCAAGTCTTGGAGCAAACCTTAAAAGAACTGAAAACCATCAACAAATTATTGGGGGGAAACCATGTAACTACTTCTGCCTTGCATCAGGTTTTGCTCAAATATCCTCAAAAGGAATACAAAATTGCAGATTTGGGTTGCGGGGGTGGAGATATGATCCGGATTATGGCGGAATGGGCCAATGAAAATGACCATACCTGTCAGTTTGTGGGCATTGATGCCAATCCAAACATCATCGAATTTGCAAAAAACAATTTATCAGATATTCCTTCTGCTACTTTTCAGATCCAAAATGTGTTTGCTCCCGAATTTGAAAATGAGGTTTTCGATATCATCACCTGTACCTTATTTACCCATCATTTTACCGATCAGGAACTAATTGGACTTTTTAGGACTTGTTTAAATAAGGCTAGATTGGGTATTGTGGTCAATGACCTGCACCGGCACCCTGTAGCTTATGCCAGCATTCGCCTGTTGACAAAATTTTTCTCCAAATCTGAAATGGTCAAAAATGATGGACCATTATCAGTAAAAAAAGCATTTGTCAGAACAGATTTGGAAAGAATTTTGCAGGCCTCCGGAATAAAAAATTATCAGATCACTTGGCATTGGGCATTTAGATGGAGACTGATCATCTTTTGCCAATAA
- a CDS encoding mechanosensitive ion channel family protein — MEPNLNLQEINVFKEKAIELAFQFGPVLLKALILLIIGRQVIKFLIRILSNALEKYEIDPSLSTFFKSFLSVVLWVVLLISVATTLGMQMTSFVTILGAAGLAVGLALQGSLSNFAGGVLILVFKPFRVGDTIETQGQLGAVESIDILYTKIRVFDNRVITVPNGALANNMIINLSQKPTRRVEMKVGVAYGTDLKKTRQVILDVLKKDERIHEDPAAVVYFTNFGDSSLDLTIRCWVDAADLWPVYWDNMEAIKEAFEANDIEIPFPQRDVHHYYPEGKK, encoded by the coding sequence ATGGAACCCAACCTAAACTTGCAGGAAATCAACGTTTTCAAAGAAAAAGCCATTGAACTTGCTTTTCAATTTGGACCTGTTTTGCTGAAAGCATTAATTCTATTGATTATTGGTAGACAGGTGATTAAATTCCTGATCAGGATTTTGTCGAATGCCCTTGAAAAATATGAGATAGATCCCTCTCTTTCTACCTTCTTCAAAAGCTTCCTTTCTGTCGTCCTTTGGGTAGTACTCCTGATCAGTGTGGCTACAACCCTTGGCATGCAGATGACATCCTTTGTCACCATTTTGGGTGCTGCAGGTCTAGCCGTTGGTTTAGCCTTACAGGGATCTCTTTCCAATTTTGCAGGAGGGGTTTTGATTCTGGTATTCAAGCCCTTTCGGGTAGGAGATACCATCGAAACCCAGGGTCAATTAGGGGCAGTAGAAAGCATTGATATCCTTTATACCAAGATCAGGGTTTTTGATAATAGGGTAATAACTGTACCAAATGGTGCCCTGGCAAACAATATGATCATCAACCTTTCCCAAAAACCCACCCGAAGAGTGGAAATGAAGGTTGGCGTGGCTTATGGCACTGATCTGAAAAAAACCAGGCAGGTTATATTGGATGTGCTAAAAAAAGATGAGCGTATCCACGAGGACCCGGCAGCTGTGGTTTATTTTACCAACTTCGGCGACAGTTCATTAGACCTGACCATTAGATGTTGGGTCGATGCTGCAGATCTTTGGCCGGTATATTGGGACAATATGGAAGCCATCAAAGAAGCTTTTGAGGCCAATGATATTGAAATTCCTTTCCCACAAAGAGATGTACATCATTATTATCCTGAAGGGAAAAAATAA